The Candidatus Krumholzibacteriia bacterium region AGATCTCCAGGTCGCGATGCTGCACACCGGCGCCCTGGACTTCGTGACCATGGTCGCCCCCTTCGCCCCCGAGGGCTTCGAGACGATGCAGCAGGCGTTGCACGACGCCTTCGAGGAGAGCGACGCCCAGTCCCTGCGCCGCGCGGTCGAGACGCTCGAGGGTGCACGCCGGTTCGGCGCCGCGGATCTGCTGGAGTCGGGACGACAGGACCTGCTCCAGCTGGTCTTCCAGGAGGTCATCGATCGGTTCAGTGCGGCCTATTCGGAGCTCTACGAAGAGAACCGCGAAGTCCTGCGGTCGCTGCACGAGATGGGCATGGAACTGCCCGAGGAGCTCCGGGCGGCCACGACCTTCACGCTGCGCAAGCAGTTCGAACGGGAGTTCCTGCAGCACGCCGACGACACCGACCCTCGCGCGCACGCCCGAGCGGTGAAGGTCGTACGCGACGCGCTGGCCCGGGACGTTCGTCTGGACTCGCCCGTCGCCCGCCGCCATCTGCAGCGGATGCTCGAGGAACGGGTGCGCGCCATGGGCGACGCACTGCGGGACGGCAACACCACCGTCGTCGAGGCGTCGTTGCAGCAGATCGACGATCTGTTGAGCACGGCCGAGAAGATGCGTCTGCAGCTCGAACTGGGACCGGCGCAGCTGGCGTACCACGACGCCCTGCTCGATCCGGTGTCGGCGACGGTCCCGGGCACCGCGCTGATCCCGCGGCTGGATCGTCTGGGTGAGCGCCTGGGCTTCGCCGAGGGCGTCCTCGCCGGAGCGATCGCCCGAGCGGAAACGATGTCGAAGAAGACCGCCGTGGCCCGGCGCTCGTCGAAGGCCTGAACAGCCGGCCCGGCGATTGCACACTCGACGGATGCCGCGTTCGAGCCGCACCCGGTGGCTCGCGGGGTGGAGTTCTCGTGCGTCGTCGAGTCGCGTTGATCATCCTCTTGTCGTTGGTGGCGAGCGTCTGGCCACACACGGCCGATGCCGAACGCCGCGTGCGCGAGCCACGTACCCCACGCCAGGGCTGGATCCTGGGCCTCGTGGTGGGCGGTGCGAGCGGCAAGTTCACGGTGCAGGAGGGCGAACGCAGCGCCACGTCGAGCTGGGTCGGCGGAGGTCGGGTCCTGCGCGGCCGCGTGGGGTGGTTCGCGCGCAGCAACGTGTTGCTCACGGCTGAGTACGGCGTCTGGCGGCGCGCGGTGGGCAGCGCCGACAGTGCCGGGGTCGAGGAGGGGGCGAGCAGCGAGCCGGGCTGGACCGAGCCCACCGACCGCTACCTCGGCTCGGCAGTGCTCGCCGCCCAGCTCTACCCGCTCGACGCGGGGTTCTCGCTCGAGGCCGGCCTGGGCTACGGGCGGGTCGCTGCCGACGTCGACGACGACACCGGAACCACGCTGACCGGCGACGAGTGGGGTGTCCTGCTGCTCATGGGCGCGGGCTGGGAGTTCGCGATCGCCCACGACGTCTCGATCGCCCTGGGCGCCGACGTGGGCCGGATCGACGCCGGGAACGGCGTCTCGGGCAATTTCGTGCACTTCACGGCCTCGTTCCACCTGCACCTGTCCGAGGGAATTCCCCGCGACTGGTTCTGACCGGAGTTTGCGGGAGCTTTCGGCGCTCTGCTAGACTGTGACTCCCGTCGCACCCCCGGGGCCCGGACTCCATGAGCGTCACATCGACCACACCGCAGGCCACGACGGCGCCGCCGCATCCCCGGCGACCGCGTCTGAAGTCGCGCAGCTACGCGCGCGCGGCGCGCGACCTGCGCCGCGAACTCGGCCGTGAACTCCCGCAGGACGAACTCAAGCGTCTGCACCGCCGTGATCCCGTGCGCCACTTCGCGATCGTCGCGCGGCAGTTCCTCTTGTTGGGCGTGTGCATCGCCATCAGCGCGATGACGACCCACTGGTGGTTGTGGATCCCGGCCGCGGTGTTGCAGGGCTTCACCGTGTTCAACTTCACGGTCCTGCTGCACGAACAGGTGCACAACGCGATCTTCTCCAGGCGCCGTCCGCGGCCGAACGCCTTCCTGGGTTGGCTGTACGCCTTCCCCAGTGGGATCAGCTCGTCGCAGTTCTTCCGCTGGCACACCGATCACCACGAGAACCTGGGCAGCGACGTGGAAGACCCGAAACGGGCGCACCTCTCGCCGAAGAAGCACACGCGCTGGTACAAGGCGCTGTACATGACGCCGGCGCTGTTCCCGATCTACTTCCGCGCGGCGAAGCAGGAGACGGCCACCTACGAGCCCGCCCTGCAGCGGAGGATTGCGATCGAGCGGTCGTTGACCATCGTCGGTCATCTGGCGATCGCGGCGTCCCTGGTGGTGTTCGGAGGCTGGGCGCTGGCCGCGCGGGTGTACTTCGTGCCGTACTTCCTCGTGTTCCCGGTGGCCTTCACGCTGAACCGGCTGGGGCAGCACTACCGGATCGATCCCGACGATCCGCGCGAGTGGAGCACTCGTGTCGATGGCAACGCCTTCTGGCACTTCGTGTTCCTGTACTCGAACTTCCACCTCGAGCACCACTACTTCCAGAGCGTGCCGTTCTACAATCTGCCGGCGCTGAACCGGCTGCTGCGGCCGTACTTCGAGAAGCACGGGATCGAGAACCACGGCTACGGCGAGATCCTCTGGGACTGGTTCGTACGCAATCGGACGCCGCACCAGGACTGGGATCTGGAGGCCGAGACCTCGGCGCGGCCGCCGGCCACCACGGCGGCCTGAGGGCCGGCCCGCTCGCTCCGGAACGCGAAGAGCCCCCGTCGACCGACGGGGGCTCAGCAATTTCACCGGACTTTCGCCGTTTCGCGGGCGACGGTCAGACCTTTTCGCCGCGGGCGCGGAGGTCGCGCAGCACGGCGTCGATTCCCCGCTTGGAAATGGTGCGGATACCGCGGGCGCTGACGGTCAGCGTGACCCACCGCTTCTCTTCGTGGCTCCAGAAGCGCTTCTTCTGCAGGTTCGGCAGGAAGCGGCGCTTGCTCACGTTGTGGGCGTGGCTGACGTTGTGGCCCGTGATCGGGGCCTTGCCGGTCACCTGGCAACGCTTCGACATGGTCCTGACCTCGCGGGGCACGGCCCGGGTGCGCCGGGCGGGGATGTTCCAGGCAGCGACGGGGTCGCGGCACAGACGGCAAAGTGTAGCGCATTCCGGCGCCGCAGCAAGGGGGTTCAGCCCTCGAAGGGGTTCTTCGGCTTGCGGCGGGCGAAATCGCCGAAGTCCTTCTCCAGGTCCTCGGTGGGGTCCTCCTTCGGGCCGCTGCCGGGCATGGAGCCGAACATGCGCTCGAGGTTCTCCTGGTCGCTCTTCGAGCGCTGCTCCCACTCCTTCATCTCGCGCGAGATGCTGTCGTCGACGTCGTCGTCGCGCAGCTCGTCGAGCCGGGTGTGGTCGCCGACCCGGTAGCGGACCTCGAAGGGGCTCTTGATGGCCTCGAGCGCGCCGAACTCCTCGAGCCCGTGGGTGACCACGCGGATCTTGTCCTCGTGCCAGCGCAGGAGCGCGGCGATCTCGGCGTCGGTGGGCGGGTGGTTCTCGGTGTGATCGAGGACCCGGACGGCGGCCACCACCAGGTGGGCATGCGTGCGCGACGGAAGTTCGGCCATGGTCGGACTCCTCCTCTGTGGACTCGCGGGCCATGGTAACCCGCGGCGCCGGCGGCCGAAAGCCGGGTGCGGCTTGTGCCGGGGTGCGGGGCTGGTCTATCGTGACCGCGTTCCCACCCCACGTTCCCTCAGCGGGAACCCATGATGCTCGCGACTGCGTACATCCGGCCGACCCTGCTGTCCCTGGCCGTCGCGGTGGCCTGTGTGGCCCCCGCGCGGGCCAGCCTGTCGCTCGGCGATCACCCGCTGCCGATCGAGGGTGAGAGCCTCGGCGACCAGGCCCTCTTCGCACGCCTCGACAGTGTCCAGACCCTGTACGACCGGGCCGAGGAGGGCCGACGGGGTGATCTGGCCTACCGGCTGGGGCAGCTGTACCTGGCCACCGATCTGGCCAAGCACCGCCGTCGCGCTCTCGACCTGCTCGAAGAGGCCGCCCACGCGGGCACGAAGCGCTTCGAGGCGGCGAGTCTGCGGGCGGCGACGGCGCACCGCATGCGCTACACCGGCGACGCGCTCCGATGGATCGAGGACCTGGCGGCGACCAACGGCGACGACGCCCGCGCCTACACTCTCCTCGGGCGCTTCCACTACCTCGAGGCGCGTCGCCGCATGGACACCGAGCGCTTCGAGCTGGCCCGTCGATCCTTCGTCCGGGCGGTCCAGGCCGACAACACGAACGTGGAGGCCTGGTACGGCGTCGCGGTGTCCGCGGTCGCTCTGCGCGACCACGATCTGGCCCTGCGCGCGGCCCACGCCCTCGGTCAGCTCGAGCCCCAGGCGGAGTCGAGTCTCTTCCTCGAGGGGCTGGCCAGCTACGGCCTCGACGACATGGACGGCGCCACCCGGGCCTTCACCGAAGCCCTCGATCGCTCCGACCCGGCCGTCGCCGCGGTGTTCGAGGCAGCTTCGGGCTTCCTCGACGCCGTGGACCTGGCACGTCTGGCCGAACGTCGGTTCCCGCGGCAGATGGCGCGCCGGGCGCTGCAGAGGATCGGCGAGGATCCGCGCCCCGGAGAAGAGATCGACTGGGAGAAGGCCCTGACCGACTCGACGCTGCGCGCCGAGACGGTGCAGTTCTACTGGAACCAGCAGAACGATCGCCCGGCGCAGATCTTCAATCCCCAGCGCCTACGCTACTGG contains the following coding sequences:
- the rpmB gene encoding 50S ribosomal protein L28, encoding MSKRCQVTGKAPITGHNVSHAHNVSKRRFLPNLQKKRFWSHEEKRWVTLTVSARGIRTISKRGIDAVLRDLRARGEKV
- a CDS encoding fatty acid desaturase gives rise to the protein MSVTSTTPQATTAPPHPRRPRLKSRSYARAARDLRRELGRELPQDELKRLHRRDPVRHFAIVARQFLLLGVCIAISAMTTHWWLWIPAAVLQGFTVFNFTVLLHEQVHNAIFSRRRPRPNAFLGWLYAFPSGISSSQFFRWHTDHHENLGSDVEDPKRAHLSPKKHTRWYKALYMTPALFPIYFRAAKQETATYEPALQRRIAIERSLTIVGHLAIAASLVVFGGWALAARVYFVPYFLVFPVAFTLNRLGQHYRIDPDDPREWSTRVDGNAFWHFVFLYSNFHLEHHYFQSVPFYNLPALNRLLRPYFEKHGIENHGYGEILWDWFVRNRTPHQDWDLEAETSARPPATTAA